Proteins found in one Ctenopharyngodon idella isolate HZGC_01 chromosome 16, HZGC01, whole genome shotgun sequence genomic segment:
- the cenpw gene encoding centromere protein W codes for MSKKAPRAALKFHMKKNANIRIGKNADLMAQLNLLIVLHRLAEESKVKAFEEKSATIKVHHVRAVAKKLLKSTRG; via the exons ATGTCAAAGAAAGCACCGAGAGCAGCCCTGAAGTTCCATATGAAGAAGAATGCTAATATACGGATAGGAAAAAACGCGGACTTGATG GCCCAGCTCAACCTCCTGATTGTCCTGCATCGTCTAGCAGAGGAGTCCAAGGTGAAGGCCTTTGAGGAGAAATCAGCAACCATCAAAGTTCACCACGTCAGAGCTGTCGCAAAG AAACTGTTAAAGAGCACACGCGGATGA